The window TCCGTCGATCCGGTAACGGATCGTAAGATTATTCTCGCCCGGATCGACATGAATATCGGATGCCCGCAGCGCAACAGCCTGCTGAATCATCTGATTAACGAGCCGGACAATCGGCGAGTCCTCGTCCGTAATCTCCGTCTCTTCAATCTCTTCCTGGGTAGGAAGTTCTACCATCATCTGGCTCATTGAATCGCGCATGCCGTAATGCCGGGCTATCGCCCGCTGGAGTTCGTCCCGGGTAGAAATAGCCGGTTCAATCTTGAACCCGGTGCTCATCCGCAGATCCTCAATGGCAAAATAGTCCAGCGGATCGGCCATGGCAACCATCAGCTTCCCGCCCTCTTTCATAAATGGCAGTACCTGATAGCGCTTGGCCATACTCTCCGGAATAATCTGCGTGATTGCCGGATCAATCTGATATTTAAACAAGCTGACATGCGGAATGCCCAGCTGGAATTCCAATACTTCGATTAACTGCTGTTCGGTGATATAGCCCTGCGAGATTAAGAGGTCTCCGAGCTTGCGTTTGGTCTTGCGCTGTTCACCCAGAGCCTCATGCAGCTGTTCCTGCGAGATAATACCGTTCTCTACCAGCAGGTCCCCGAGTCGCTTTTTTATGATTGCCAACGTACGCTCATCCTCACTTCGTAGAGTTTATATTTATATATCGGATATAAGAAGAAGAGATTTAGGTTATGCACTACAATTCTGCCAAGAATAGACCGATATCATTATGTATTCCAGTGCAATTTTAAATAATAAAAATATTGGAAATCTATGAAATTCTAGTTCCAAATACTTAAAAATTAGGGTAATTTTTCATAGATATTTATTGCCTATACATGTAAATTGTCCTAGAATGATATATAGCATATAACTGTTTTATTTACAATTAAGATTTCCAATTTCCGACTGAATTCGATACAAATATTAATAATTACACCAATTTATTCAATATATTTTCAGGGGGAATCGTCAAATGAAATTGTTAAGGCGCAAAAAATGGATTCTGATTTCTGGAATCTCGCTGTCGATTCTTATCATTGCCGCATTTATTCAAGGTTTCCTTGTATCTGTTAATGCTACCAATACTAATTACACGATTCGTATCCTGGAGATTACCGATCCGAACAGTGCCAGCCTCAAGCTTAGTGACAGCGATCCCTTCCCCTTTAGTGAGTTAGATGACCTGCAGAATGTATCCAATGTTAAAATTGATACCATTACCATGAAGCGGTTCGTATCCCTGCGTGAGAATTGGGACGGCAAATACGATGCCATTTATATCGGTAAAGGTGATTACAGCACAACGTTGATTAACAGCAACGGAAACAGCAGTACAACGGTTAGGCAAGAAGCCCATAAAACCTTAAGCATTGAGAATGATATTACCCTCCTTAAAGCGAAGGAAATAACCGACTATTACATTAATAAGGGCCTCTATGTATTTTTGCGGGAGGAGACATTCACCGCCCAAGCTACAGCTGCGGCCAAACAGGGGAATTTATTCGCTACCTTTAATCCTTACCGCACCACTGCTAAATCAAATATTGTTTTTCTTAACAACAAGGCAGCTCTGGACAATTTCACAGCAAAAATCAAAGATGCCTCTTCTCCCTATCTGACCGGCCTGACCCAGCGTCCGAGACTTGCGATAACCAACAAGGCAGATATTATCAGCTACCGTAATACGCCAAGCCATGCCTACGTTTCAGGCGATACACTAAGCTTCGATGTTAAGTTAGACAATATTATCAACTTAACTCAGCGTCCCGTCCGGGTCCGCTTATTTATGAACGTAGACTCTTCACTGCCCATGAAGGAGAACAATGTCGTTGCTACTGAAATTATGAGTTCCTCGTCGGGAACAATCAGCTACAAGCTTCCGCAGACCTATTCAGGTCCTTTGTACTGGAAAATGGAAATTACCGATACCCTGAGCGATTTGAAAGATTTCGACTCCGGCGTCATACTCTACAAAGGCATCAAGCCAGTAATTAAGGTGCTGCAGGTAATGCCAGCTGGCTTGACAGACAGTAATTTGAAAAGCACTGTATACAAAAACATGGACTCCTCCTATTTGACCGGCACGAACAGCAAGGATTTCGAAATCCAGATCACACCAATAGATATGAGAGCCTTCAACACATATATTGCCAACCATATCAGCGCAACCGATCCTACCTCCGGATTAAACGGAGTCTACGATATGATCGTATTCGGCTTCCAGGACATGTACGACCGTGTCAGCACACCAATGCTATCCAAAGCTGCTGCAGATGCGGTAAAGGCCTTTGCCGAACAAACGAAGCAAAGTCTGATGCTCACTCATGACACCATTTTCCGTGAAGTCGATGCGAATCCGGCTACACCGGCATTGGACCCCTATCTGGAAAGCACCACGAGCGGAGTCCAGAACCTGAACTATTGGAGTTCATATTTCCATGACATGGTTGGCCAGGCACAGCCGCGGACCTATCTGGGCGGTAGTGCAGTCAATCCTTCTACGAAGGTAGTGTCGGTAAACGAAGGTCTTTTGACGCAGTATCCCTTCGATCTCGACAAAATTGACCTGACTTCAAGTACGGGACGCTACACGGTTGCCACTACCCATGACCAGTTCTTCCCGCTGAACCTGGAGCGGGCTGATGTCATTCCTTGGTACAACATTTCCGGATCCGGCCGGGATACCGATGACAGCTATAACCACTTCTACACGTACTCTGTCGGCAACATTACTTTTTCCGGCACAGGCCATACCAACAAAAACTTCCCCCAGTGGGAACAGATGCTGTTCGTCAATACAATGTACCGTGCGTTTACCGGAGCTAACCACGCTCCTGAGATTACAGTTGCTATGCCCGTGGATAAGAGTATCAAGCCTTCGTACCAGGACAAACTCGTTGTTAGTTATACAGTCAATGATTGGGATCTTAAGGATAAAGATCTCCTCACTGGCATTAAGTTTAAGGTTAATAACGAATACTTGTCTGATTATGAAATGGCCGAGAAGACAGTGCAGTCCGGGGAGACCATAACACAAACCTTTAACAACCCGCTTCCCGAAGGAGGCGCCCTTCAGATTGAAATTACGGCTAAGGACAGCCAAGGAGCCCTCTCTACCAGAACGGTGAACGTAACCGTAGAAAAGGTAGGTTCGAATCTAACTCTTAGCCGGACTGTGTCTTCGAGTGCAGTGGAACGAGGAGATACTGCTAACCCTCTTATCCTTACTTATACCGTTACACCGAACTCGATCCCTGCTTATACCGTTCAGAATGGAGAACAGACGATTAGTAATCTGACAATTTCAAATATCGAGTATTCGGAGCGATTCCCGGCAAATCTTGAATTTATGGATCCTCTGCCAGCCGGGACTTCCAAGAGCGGCAATCTTACATCCGGGTATACACTGACGAGAAGCCTTGGTGAAATTAAGTATCATTTGTCTGCGGATGGTAAAACTTTCGAGCCAGACACCGGTCAAACCATTAATTTCAGCCTTAACGCTGTCGCAGGTGAGAAGAAATCCTATTTGCTGGAGAATGCAAAATTGAGTTTTGAAGAGATACATGCTACTTCAGAGATTTACAGATCAGTAAATAGTATTAGCAGTGAATTTAATGCGTTCTTGTTTGGCGACATCAAGCTGAAGAGTACCAGTACAGACGGGAATCTGGCAGCAGCCGGAAATGCGGAGTTTACCAGCTATAGTCTTAACGGGCACGGTACCCGAACCCTGGTAGTCGGAGGAAACTTTATATTCAATGGCGGAAATGGCGCCAAAATTCATGGCAACGTCGTTTATGGGGGAACGTCGACAGTTACTGTGAATAATTCTG of the Paenibacillus pedocola genome contains:
- a CDS encoding DUF5057 domain-containing protein — its product is MKLLRRKKWILISGISLSILIIAAFIQGFLVSVNATNTNYTIRILEITDPNSASLKLSDSDPFPFSELDDLQNVSNVKIDTITMKRFVSLRENWDGKYDAIYIGKGDYSTTLINSNGNSSTTVRQEAHKTLSIENDITLLKAKEITDYYINKGLYVFLREETFTAQATAAAKQGNLFATFNPYRTTAKSNIVFLNNKAALDNFTAKIKDASSPYLTGLTQRPRLAITNKADIISYRNTPSHAYVSGDTLSFDVKLDNIINLTQRPVRVRLFMNVDSSLPMKENNVVATEIMSSSSGTISYKLPQTYSGPLYWKMEITDTLSDLKDFDSGVILYKGIKPVIKVLQVMPAGLTDSNLKSTVYKNMDSSYLTGTNSKDFEIQITPIDMRAFNTYIANHISATDPTSGLNGVYDMIVFGFQDMYDRVSTPMLSKAAADAVKAFAEQTKQSLMLTHDTIFREVDANPATPALDPYLESTTSGVQNLNYWSSYFHDMVGQAQPRTYLGGSAVNPSTKVVSVNEGLLTQYPFDLDKIDLTSSTGRYTVATTHDQFFPLNLERADVIPWYNISGSGRDTDDSYNHFYTYSVGNITFSGTGHTNKNFPQWEQMLFVNTMYRAFTGANHAPEITVAMPVDKSIKPSYQDKLVVSYTVNDWDLKDKDLLTGIKFKVNNEYLSDYEMAEKTVQSGETITQTFNNPLPEGGALQIEITAKDSQGALSTRTVNVTVEKVGSNLTLSRTVSSSAVERGDTANPLILTYTVTPNSIPAYTVQNGEQTISNLTISNIEYSERFPANLEFMDPLPAGTSKSGNLTSGYTLTRSLGEIKYHLSADGKTFEPDTGQTINFSLNAVAGEKKSYLLENAKLSFEEIHATSEIYRSVNSISSEFNAFLFGDIKLKSTSTDGNLAAAGNAEFTSYSLNGHGTRTLVVGGNFIFNGGNGAKIHGNVVYGGTSTVTVNNSVEGSVTKGTPIDFTETQRLMLLESSSLDSLAAKVVDDQSLDFTGTDSNRNVFDVTTDTLKNVKIEAPESSTVIINVHGESVSMHGGFTLKNVKSNHVLLNFPEAKSLTIGGIRVDATILAPLASVQFDNGQISGTLIAKKLYTDNGGSLRLDVFTGTLPEVVNDTHPDRPKQTIYFNPASFEAIVKVTSLSLQGARINMNTELGMKSMVTVLPDDASNKEVSWVSLNPDIATVTDEGVVRGIKAGTASIQITARDSSGVTTSAIVEVVSPDLNILGPTKAYVGDHPAFEALYDTADTIEGYEWSIKRDSNSAGATLSIPSGSLNEHVTMTATRSGQATLVATVKTNKFKDGAASKELTVTFTNPVSQITIDGVSQVNVGQKIPLQVRVVLPDNADPAVYTWSLEGAGGTYAQIIPGSTTSSIELKGLQITEKDKPVIVKVTTPGPVPGQPVTATALITVGARLTNLSLPPTIDIGVGSENSHDLFNIRDLTLFPVSMTLADIVGKLEWTSSNPAVVSVTGNGVITGIIKGSATVTATYKDNPAIKASVQVNVINEDRY